A single window of Nicotiana sylvestris chromosome 5, ASM39365v2, whole genome shotgun sequence DNA harbors:
- the LOC104245408 gene encoding 14-3-3-like protein F → MSSSRDEFVYMAKLAEQAERYEEMVDFMEKVVTAADGGEELTIEERNLLSVAYKNVIGARRASWRIISSIEQKEESRGNEDHVTSIKTYRSKIESELTSICNGILKLLDSNLIRAASTGDSKVFYLKMKGDYHRYLAEFKTGAERKEAAENTLSSYKSAQDIANAELAPTHPIRLGLALNFSVFYYEILNSPDRACNLAKQAFDEAIAELDTLGEESYKDSTLIMQLLRDNLTLWTSDMQDEGTEEMKEVAKPDNEEH, encoded by the exons ATGTCGTCGTCGCGCGATGAGTTCGTATACATGGCGAAGCTTGCGGAGCAAGCTGAGCGGTACGAGGAGATGGTAGATTTTATGGAGAAGGTCGTAACCGCCGCGGACGGCGGCGAGGAACTCACTATCGAAGAACGTAATCTTCTATCCGTAGCATACAAAAACGTGATCGGAGCACGGCGAGCCTCGTGGCGAATCATTTCCTCTATCGAGCAAAAAGAAGAGAGCCGAGGCAACGAAGATCATGTGACCTCTATTAAAACTTACAGATCTAAGATCGAGTCGGAGTTGACCTCGATCTGTAACGGTATCCTCAAGCTGCTCGATTCAAATCTCATCCGCGCTGCGTCAACCGGAGATTCTAAGGTGTTTTATTTGAAAATGAAAGGAGATTATCACCGGTATTTGGCTGAGTTTAAGACCGGAGCTGAGAGAAAGGAAGCTGCTGAGAATACTCTTTCATCTTACAAGTCCGCTCAG GATATTGCAAATGCGGAACTGGCACCTACACATCCTATTCGATTGGGGCTTGCTCTCAATTTCTCTGTATTTTATTATGAGATATTGAATTCTCCTGATCGTGCCTGTAATCTTGCCAAACAG GCCTTTGATGAGGCGATCGCTGAGCTGGACACATTGGGGGAGGAGTCCTACAAGGATAGCACGTTGATAATGCAGCTTCTTCGCGATAATCTGACTTTGTGGACCTCGGACATGCAG GACGAGGGAACAGAAGAGATGAAAGAAGTAGCAAAACCTGATAATGAGGAGCACTAA
- the LOC104245407 gene encoding WEB family protein At3g02930, chloroplastic-like, protein MQEQMRKHQEEVKTMKKLYIDTAQEALKIKQNNINSLELEIERAEQSHLRKLKEELSNAKENKAQTMDVLSNFKKRVHELEAEVANRRLSESKIFDSLVLKTKEFEQTKIELGKSKVEISSLHEKIESLEALSEQNSRHVNCSCDGKIVDALAKEVGCLRFELGLAKANLDKIQEREKFASLKAKALSDEILLVRKELKLATDAEEKSQKALDDLAFALKEVANEATVAKEKLNASQLELEQVKDEARQLKQMVRKSEEEKALAQQETARLAESLKDAENMTRRARKEIYKSRDIVKQVINEADAAKADADLARDENSQLKDALAEKEESLCFLTRENERLRINEVAAHENVKELKRLLSSSSLKTEDKDQEEEKSLVPCYDLKLSELKLQQEEEDLEAKIQDEYPEKAEALKGSIFDTTKQESHHRRASSSASSDDFGTPRTEDFDHPDYNHLDNSDSGRSPSSSRRKKALFRRVGDLIRRKSFHKREPSS, encoded by the coding sequence ATGCAAGAGCAAATGAGAAAACATCAGGAGGAGGTAAAGACAATGAAGAAATTGTATATTGATACTGCTCAAGAAGCATTGAAGATTAAACAAAACAATATCAACTCTTTGGAGTTGGAGATAGAGAGAGCAGAACAGTCTCATCTTAGGAAATTGAAAGAGGAATTGAGTAATGCAAAAGAGAATAAGGCTCAGACAATGGATGTATTATCCAATTTTAAGAAAAGGGTTCATGAACTAGAAGCTGAAGTAGCGAATAGAAGATTATCCGAGTCTAAAATATTCGATTCATTGGTATTGAAGACAAAGGAGTTTGAGCAAACTAAGATTGAACTTGGAAAATCTAAGGTTGAGATATCTTCCCTGCATGAGAAGATTGAATCACTCGAGGCTTTGTCCGAGCAGAATAGCAGGCACGTGAATTGTTCTTGCGATGGGAAGATTGTTGATGCATTGGCGAAGGAAGTGGGATGTCTAAGATTTGAACTTGGATTGGCGAAGGCGAATTTGGATAAGATTCAAGAAAGAGAGAAGTTTGCTTCTTTAAAGGCTAAGGCTTTGAGTGATGAGATACTCTTGGTTAGAAAAGAACTTAAATTGGCAACTGATGCAGAAGAAAAGAGCCAAAAGGCGTTGGATGATTTAGCATTCGCGTTGAAGGAAGTTGCAAATGAAGCTACTGTGGCCAAGGAGAAACTTAATGCTTCTCAATTAGAATTAGAACAGGTAAAAGATGAGGCGCGACAATTGAAACAAATGGTCAGAAAGTCTGAAGAAGAAAAAGCTCTTGCTCAGCAAGAGACTGCTAGACTCGCGGAGTCTCTTAAAGATGCTGAGAATATGACTAGAAGAGCAAGGAAAGAAATTTACAAATCGAGGGACATAGTGAAACAGGTTATAAATGAAGCGGACGCTGCAAAAGCTGATGCTGATTTAGCTAGAGATGAAAATTCTCAACTCAAAGATGCCCTGGCTGAAAAGGAGGAATCACTTTGTTTTCTTACGCGAGAGAATGAACGCCTTAGGATTAATGAAGTTGCAGCTCATGAAAATGTCAAGGAATTAAAACGGCTACTTTCTTCGTCATCATTGAAAACTGAAGACAAGGATCAAGAAGAGGAGAAGTCACTGGTTCCATGTTATGACCTAAAACTTAGTGAGCTGAAGCTTCAACAAGAAGAGGAAGATTTAGAAGCGAAAATTCAAGACGAGTATCCTGAAAAAGCCGAGGCACTTAAGGGCTCAATATTTGATACAACAAAACAGGAATCTCATCATCGGAGAGCGTCTTCATCTGCCTCTTCAGATGATTTTGGAACACCAAGAACAGAAGATTTTGATCATCCAGATTATAATCATCTTGATAATTCAGATAGTGGTAGAAGTCCTAGTAGTAGTAGGAGGAAAAAGGCGTTGTTTCGACGAGTTGGTGACCTCATAAGGAGGAAGAGTTTCCATAAGAGGGAACCATCCAGTTAG
- the LOC104245406 gene encoding histone H3.3 translates to MARTKQTARKSTGGKAPRKQLATKAARKSAPTTGGVKKPHRYRPGTVALREIRKYQKSTELLIRKLPFQRLVREIAQDFKTDLRFQSHAVLALQEAAEAYLVGLFEDTNLCAIHAKRVTIMPKDIQLARRIRGERA, encoded by the exons ATGGCTCGTACCAAGCAAACTGCTCGTAAGTCTACAGGAGGAAAGGCTCCAAGGAAGCAACTTGCTACTAAG GCTGCACGTAAGTCTGCTCCTACCACTGGTGGTGTGAAGAAGCCACATAGATACCGCCCTGGAACTGTTGCTCTTCG TGAAATCCGTAAGTACCAGAAGAGTACTGAGCTCTTGATCAGGAAGCTTCCATTCCAGAGGCTTGTTCGTGAAATTGCCCAGGACTTTAAG ACTGATCTGCGTTTCCAGAGTCATGCGGTGCTGGCTCTGCAGGAGGCTGCTGAGGCCTATCTGGTGGGTCTCTTTGAGGACACTAACCTTTGTGCCATTCATGCCAAGCGTGTGACAATTATGCCCAAGGACATTCAGCTTGCCAGGCGAATCAGGGGCGAGCGTGCTTAA
- the LOC104245404 gene encoding histone H3.3 translates to MARTKQTARKSTGGKAPRKQLATKAARKSAPTTGGVKKPHRYRPGTVALREIRKYQKSTELLIRKLPFQRLVREIAQDFKTDLRFQSHAVLALQEAAEAYLVGLFEDTNLCAIHAKRVTIMPKDIQLARRIRGERA, encoded by the exons ATGGCTCGTACCAAGCAAACTGCTCGTAAGTCTACAGGAGGAAAGGCTCCAAGGAAGCAACTTGCTACCAAG GCTGCTCGTAAGTCTGCTCCTACCACTGGTGGTGTGAAGAAGCCACATAGATACCGCCCTGGTACTGTTGCTCTTCG TGAAATCCGTAAGTACCAGAAGAGTACTGAGCTCTTGATCAGGAAGCTTCCGTTCCAGAGGCTTGTTCGTGAAATTGCCCAGGACTTTAAG ACTGATCTGCGTTTCCAGAGTCATGCTGTCCTGGCTCTGCAGGAGGCTGCTGAGGCCTACTTGGTGGGTCTATTTGAGGACACTAACCTTTGTGCCATTCACGCCAAGCGTGTGACAATTATGCCCAAGGACATTCAACTTGCCAGACGAATTAGGGGCGAGCGTGCTTAA